From the genome of Natrinema marinum:
CCATCAGACCCCACTCCGGGAGACGATCACACAGGGCACCCAGACGCCGATCGACGGCCATCACGATGTTTCCGTCTCGACGTCACAGAACGGGTATAGCCTGTCGCTGATATCCGGCGATCGGTACGTCGTCGAGACGGTTCGGTTCGACAATCGCGACCGAACAGCGCCCGACAGGTTTGCAAGTTTAGAAGAAGCACTCGAGCACTCGAGAAGCCTCTATCCCTGGACCGATGAGCACAAACAGGGGTTATCCTTCGAGGACAACAGTCAGACGCCGGAGAACTACTACTGGACCGAATTCGGCCACACGCAGGGGCGACTCGAGGTCTATCTCGACGGCGGAACCGGGGAGGTGTTCCGCGAAATACAGGTTCTCACGGCGTCGTCGCTTCCGCAGACCGACAGAGCGGTCGGACCGTGGATCGGTGACGGGCTCAACATGACGATGAACAAAACGGCGCGGACCGGACCGGTCGAGGTGACCGTGACCGATCAGGAGACGAACGAGCCCGTCGACGCCGCCATCACGTTCGACGGAGTCGAAGTCGGTCGAACCGGCGACGACGGAACGCTCTGGGTCATCCCGCTGATCGGCTCGCACGAACTCGAGGCGAAAACGGCGAGCGGAACCGTCAACGCGACCGTGACGCGATAAGACGAAGGCGCGAGACACTAATCGTCCGTTCCGTGCGAAGTGCGCCGGGGTTCGCGCGGAGGTTTATACGGGAAGGAGCGGCCAGAGCGGTGCGTGATCGGAGGGGAACGCGACCGGCCGTCTCGGTCGAGTATGAATCGCGCCGTCAGTCCGATCGTCGGCGTCCTCGTCTTGCTCGCGCTCACCGTCTGCCTAGCGGTCGTCGTCGCCGTCGGCGTTAGTGGAATGGGCCTCGAGTCCGCCGGACCGACCGGGAGCTTCGATCTGTCGGCCGACGGGGACCGCTCAAAGATCGTGATCGACCACGTTGCGGGCGACGCGATCGATGTCGAGGCACTGTCGGTGACGATCGCGGTAAACGGCACGGAACTGGCACAACAGCCTCCCGTTCCGTTCGTCGGGGCGAGCGGGTTCGACGGGACACCGGACGGGCCGTTCAACGCGAGAGCCGACCCGGAGTGGTCGCCGGGGGAGCGAGCCGGACTGTCCGTCGCCGGAACGAATAGTCCGCAGTTCGCGACTGGCGATTCGGTCACCGTCACGCTTGCCGTCGACGGGCGACAGATAGCCAGGCTCGAGACGACGGCGACGTGACCCTGCGGGAGAAACGGATTGTCGGTTACTCGGGTGCGCGACCGATCGTCGTGATCGCGACGTCCGGGTCGTAGGACGGGCCCATGAACGCGTGTTTCACGTCCTCGAAGCCGGCGGTCTTGAACATCCGGTCAGCCTCGTACTCGTCGTAGAAGAGCATGATCGCGTCGGCGAGTCGCTGCGTGAGCGGGTTGTCGGGGTAGTTCGGTCCGACGACCAACACCTGACCGCCGGGTTTGAGAACCCGACGGAACTCCCGGAGCGCGAGGATTGGGGTGGGCCAGTACTCGATCGACCCCGAGGACCAGACGATGTCGAACGTATCGGTCGCGAACGGGAGCCGCTCGGCGTCGCCACGGTGGAAATGGACCGGCGGGGCGCGTTTACCGAACTTCTCGTAGGCCTGTTCGAGTTGGTGTTCGCTCTGGTCGACGGCGTAGACCTCGTCGACGTGCTCGAGCAGTCCCTCGGTCGCGAAGCCGGTCCCGCAGCCGACGTCGAGGACGGTCATATCATCGTCGAACTCGAGCAAGGAGAGCGCGTCGGCGCGCATCGTCTCGGTCCAGACGAAGGGGTTCACCCGGTCGTAGACCCGCGAGAGGTACTTGTAAAACAGTCGAGCGCGGGCCTTGTTCTCGAGAACACCCATTGTCAGAGAGTTTCGGTCCGAACGGCATATGTCTGCTGTTCTGCACGCTGGCTGCCGGGAGTAACTCGTACTTACCGGTCGGCCACAGCGCGCTCGCGCTGAGGGACTTTCGCAACTACCATATACGCGCTCTGGCAAACGTTCGACTGCTTAGAGTATGCCGAGGCCAGAGGTTCTCGAACGAATTAAGTCGGCGGAGGACGAGGCCGACGAGATCGTCGCACAGGCAACGAACGACCGCGACGAGCGAATAGCCGAGGCCCGGGAACGTGCCGAGGAGATTCGCACGGAAGCGGAACAGGAGGCGCGAGAGTTGAAGGAGCGCCGCCTGGAGGAGGCTCGCGAGGAGATCGACGCGGAGTGCGAGCAGGTCCTCGAAGAGGGCGAACGCGAGCGAGAGGCGCTCGCCGAGCGCGCCCGGGATCGGATCGACGAAGTGACCGACCACGTCGTCGAACTGTTCCAGGAGGACGTCCATGCTCAGACCTGAGCGGATGAGCAAGGTGTCGGTGGCCGGCTCCAAGGGCGTGATGCCCACGGTCATCGAGACGGTTCACGAGCTGAGTCTGGTCGACCTCTCGGACTACGACGGCTCGTGGGAGGCGTTCGACAACGGCAACCCGATCGAAGGGGCCGAGGAGGCCTCCGAGAAACTGGTGACCGTCCGTGCCCTCGAGAGTACCCTCGATCTGTCGGCCGACGAGGCCGAACCGGGTGCGCTCACGGCCGGCTGGGAGGAGCGACTCGAGGAGATTCGCACGCGGATCAACGAACTCGACGACCGCCAGACCGAGATCAACGACGAACTGCGCACGGTCAACGAGAAGATCGACCGCGTCGAGCCCTTCGCGGAACTGGGCATCGACCTCGACCTGCTGTCGGGGTACGAGACGGTCGACGTGCTCGTCGGCGACGGCTCTCACGAGGACGTCGAGGCGGCCGTCGCCGACGCTGAGGAGATCCGCGCGTTCGAGACGTTCACCGGCGGCGACATCGTGGCCATCGTGGCCGCGCCCGCCGAGGACGCCGGCGACAGTCCGATCGACGACGCGCTGGTCGGCCTCGAGTTCACCCGCTACGAGGTGCCCGAGACCGACAAGAGCCCGGATGACTACGTCTCGGAGCTCGAGAATCGAAAGCGCGACCTCGAGTCCCAGCTCGACGAGATCGATGCGGAGCTCGAGGCGGTCAAACGCGAGGAAGCCGGCTTCCTCCTGCGGGTCGAAGAGGAGCTGACGGTTGAGGTCCAGCAGGCGGAAGCGCCGCTGCAGTTCGCGACGACCGAGCACGCGTTCGTCGCGGAAGGCTGGCTCCCCACCGACGAGTACGACCGGCTCGTCGCGGCGTTGAACGACGCCGTCGGCGACAGCGTCGAGATCGAAGAACTCGTCCGCGCGGACTACAACGACGAGGGGTATCCGACGCACACGG
Proteins encoded in this window:
- a CDS encoding DUF7096 domain-containing protein — protein: MNNATPALLAFLLVLSVPLATVAAGEPAGGADDGSPAVVQQQVSPLLVQAEVTNSTNRLQLTGDVRSGYTEYRPGLGMALASADDGLRIDHQQYAIVGKEFESASDEKRAAMLQTAYEQLMQRANELEQRERAAVSAHAAGELSTAGLLQTLLRNHNEAAVLSERLDELYVRSNRVSEYSISKRQIRADTLTFGFHQTPLRETITQGTQTPIDGHHDVSVSTSQNGYSLSLISGDRYVVETVRFDNRDRTAPDRFASLEEALEHSRSLYPWTDEHKQGLSFEDNSQTPENYYWTEFGHTQGRLEVYLDGGTGEVFREIQVLTASSLPQTDRAVGPWIGDGLNMTMNKTARTGPVEVTVTDQETNEPVDAAITFDGVEVGRTGDDGTLWVIPLIGSHELEAKTASGTVNATVTR
- a CDS encoding type IV pilin; protein product: MNRAVSPIVGVLVLLALTVCLAVVVAVGVSGMGLESAGPTGSFDLSADGDRSKIVIDHVAGDAIDVEALSVTIAVNGTELAQQPPVPFVGASGFDGTPDGPFNARADPEWSPGERAGLSVAGTNSPQFATGDSVTVTLAVDGRQIARLETTAT
- a CDS encoding methyltransferase domain-containing protein — translated: MGVLENKARARLFYKYLSRVYDRVNPFVWTETMRADALSLLEFDDDMTVLDVGCGTGFATEGLLEHVDEVYAVDQSEHQLEQAYEKFGKRAPPVHFHRGDAERLPFATDTFDIVWSSGSIEYWPTPILALREFRRVLKPGGQVLVVGPNYPDNPLTQRLADAIMLFYDEYEADRMFKTAGFEDVKHAFMGPSYDPDVAITTIGRAPE
- the ahaH gene encoding ATP synthase archaeal subunit H, translating into MPRPEVLERIKSAEDEADEIVAQATNDRDERIAEARERAEEIRTEAEQEARELKERRLEEAREEIDAECEQVLEEGEREREALAERARDRIDEVTDHVVELFQEDVHAQT